A genomic segment from Drosophila miranda strain MSH22 chromosome 3, D.miranda_PacBio2.1, whole genome shotgun sequence encodes:
- the LOC108159440 gene encoding protein lingerer isoform X4, with protein sequence MSTQTRSGGGGGGGGSSRSQKKSNSANVGGGTAHDAAPHAAANRKGDANKTDKPEKAQPKATTEQLRIAQITNSTTEDPQINEKVTLLLTMTQRSEEEVCCALNECDYDLEAAANFLIEELPQGAFAKYEKKRKRPASTAADGAAGDGEWADGNANADKRENTRNRSSNRGGGRGGTDSRGWRGRETRENERNTRESRGGGGERGGERGDDRANDNYRGQRNGGRSAPGGGGGRGGGFVSRSGRGGGRMGGRSSGPRGDRTSGSGGFGAGRSSNANEDHHEVELWDNTIAQNAEKQQPGHDDSWGDWNNEEYEGSLKDSKVFTTSNLSTQTAATVVSGGGAGAASSTGSGGELSAPPGLEHHLGSSVLAQGSHLGALVSSVAAGTSGEDNSGSSGPPATPPSVLLGSATTPLLQYSAAVSNPPPQMQSQGTQHSSGGGTAAGGGGSASSSFVSAASDTFTSAASAAATLVQQAQQQQQLQQTTPIKPSATLSVEQSQYFNSLASQGVSPGSTAVQPTPAGYAPSSATAYSQTSTSVGGGGGVGGSPYPSTYANVFGSTAGDQSQQQTQVRRARVKLPPPSKIPATAVEMPGDNALNNIGYLDVQFGALDFGTDDSFDSMPEKFNASVEQKQQQDDYQNKSQQQQQQQSTLTAGLQSSQIGDALSAAGYAARSTAQQQQQSANSTVASNALDQLTKNDPYGQASSAGSAYQNAYQSSAASKANSAYQTSAQGGYGSSSYANVQSSVANSYQQQGYGSYQPSVNSYQQQQTVAGTQPSVGSGVPGSGSASTQNIPVGGSASQNSSSGNASSAYLTSGYSTPQSAYQSSQSVYGNSSGFAGSASNASSQYASFGTSAKLKDASTASGAAHYDSVSTSSGVSSSSGSTGNGAAGAVSGQPGVNQASVSNNNNVSGSSSNSNVTAGVTSGNVAGGGVSQSGVSSGGVGVAGGSGSASSVGVNVNNNNAGSVGGAAVAAQTAAGTAAVLASLTNKNSSSSNSSGSGVGVGGGATTAGGVGGASTGSGGGAGSGAGSGGGGGSGSGLVPTNIQMVSQYIQTGLPYYQQPVYSYEELQMMQQRVPHVQGYYDLNYTPTSLGAGRDNLGSVAYSTMTDGRFARTDNNSSPVSNVSSTMSQQAGSSAPMLNVPYAYFYGGNVMPGGFQYGTPAIYPQQIPTANTASGGQFPKPSYSAGYGSTNYDTLSQTTQDYSKGGYSTSVNQQTKTQTVSNQPQAGTASDLTSSMYGKGHVALNKVNSYDKQSFHSGTPPPFNMANTQTAGGTSAQPYGMYLPMPAAGHHNMIHQPIHQDSNSAGQRQQSSSQSKSAGKQGYSPSYWTGQN encoded by the exons ATGAGCACACAAACTCGTTCaggcggcggtggcggaggAGGCGGCAGCAGTCGCAGCCAGAAAAAGTCAAATTCCGCCAATGTTGGCGGGGGCACGGCCCACGATGCAGCCCCACATGCAGCAGCGAACAGGAAAGGCGACGCTAATAAGACAGATAAACCAGAGAAGGCCCAGCCCAAGGCCACCACGGAACAGTTGCGCATCGCCCAGATTACCAACAGCACCACAGAGGATCCACAGATCAACGAAAAGGTTACCCTCTTACTGACCATGACTCAACGTTCCGAGGAGGAGGTGTGTTGCGCCCTCAACGAGTGCGACTACGACTtggaagcagcagccaacTTCTTGATCGAGGAGCTCCCTCAG GGCGCCTTTGCGAAGTACGAGAAGAAGCGGAAGAGGCCTGCAAGCACTGCTGCCGATGGTGCCGCTGGCGATGGTGAGTGGGCCGATGGCAATGCAAATGCGGACAAGCGCGAAAATACCCGGAACCGCAGCTCGAACCGCGGCGGCGGACGCGGCGGCACTGACAGCCGTGGAT GGCGCGGCAGAGAGACCCGCGAGAACGAGCGCAACACTCGGGAATCTCGCGGCGGCGGTGGGGAACGCGGCGGCGAACGTGGTGATGACCGGGCAAACGACAACTATCGCGGCCAGCGCAACGGCGGACGAAGTGCGCCCGGAGGCGGTGGTGGACGCGGAGGCGGCTTCGTTTCACGCTCTGGACGCGGAGGAGGTCGCATGGGAGGTCGTAGCAGTGGCCCACGCGGAGATCGCACCAGTGGCAGCGGTGGCTTTGGAGCAGGACGCAGTAGTAATGCCAACGAGGACCACCACGAGGTGGAGCTCTGGGACAACACCATTGCGCAGAATGCCGAGAAACAGCAGCCTGGCCACGACGATTCCTGGGGCGACTGGAACAACGAGGAGTACGAGGGCTCCCTCAAGGACAGCAAAGTGTTCACCACCAGCAATCTGTCCACACAGACGGCCGCCACCGTGGTCAGCGGAGGAGGTGCCGGTGCAGCATCAAGTACTGGATCTGGGGGCGAGCTTTCGGCCCCGCCAGGACTGGAGCATCATCTGGGCAGCAGTGTCCTGGCCCAAGGATCTCATCTGGGTGCTCTGGTATCGTCGGTCGCAGCTGGAACAAGTGGCGAGGACAACAGTGGTAGCAGTGGGCCGCCGGCAACACCGCCGTCAGTGCTGTTGGGCTCGGCCACCACGCCGCTCCTCCAGTACAGCGCCGCGGTCAGCAATCCACCGCCCCAGATGCAGTCGCAGGGCACGCAGCACAGCAGCGGCGGAGGCACTGCCGCTGGTGGTGGGGGCAGCGCTTCATCATCCTTCGTATCCGCCGCATCAGACACATTCACAAGCGCCGCCTCGGCAGCAGCCACGTTAGTGCAGcaggcccagcagcagcaacagcttcAGCAGACGACTCCCATAAAGCCGTCGGCTACCCTTTCGGTGGAGCAATCTCAGTATTTCAACTCCCTGGCCAGCCAGGGCGTCAGTCCCGGATCCACTGCCGTGCAGCCAACGCCAGCTGGATATGCCCCAAGCTCTGCCACCGCCTACTCCCAGACGAGTACGAGCGTGGGTGGCGGTGGGGGCGTGGGTGGTAGCCCGTACCCCAGCACGTATGCGAATGTGTTTGGCTCGACAGCTGGTGATCAGTCGCAGCAGCAGACGCAAGTGAGGAGGGCACGCGTCAAGCTGCCGCCTCCCTCGAAGATCCCGGCGACCGCGGTAGAGATGCCCGGCGACAATGCCCTGAACAACATTGGCTACCTGGATGTGCAATTCGGTGCTCTGGACTTTGGCACGGACGACAGCTTCGACTCCATGCCAGAGAAGTTCAACGCGAGCGTcgagcagaagcagcagcaggacgACTATCAGAACAAgtctcagcagcagcagcagcagcagtcgacTCTGACAGCGGGCCTGCAAAGTTCTCAAATT GGTGATGCCTTAAGTGCTGCCGGCTATGCGGCCCGTTCAACGgcgcagcaacagcagcagagtgCTAACTCGACTGTCGCCAGCAATGCCCTGGATCAACTGACCAAGAACGATCCGTACGGGCAGGCAAGCAGTGCGGGCAGTGCCTATCAGAATGCGTACCAGAGCAGTGCGGCCAGTAAGGCGAACAGTGCCTACCAGACGTCGGCGCAGGGGGGCTACGGCAGCTCCAGCTATGCGAATGTCCAGTCGTCGGTGGCGAACAGCTACCAGCAGCAGGGGTATGGCTCGTACCAGCCAAGTGTCAACTcctaccagcagcagcagactgTCGCCGGGACGCAGCCTTCCGTGGGTAGTGGTGTGCCCGGAAGTGGGTCAGCGTCAACGCAAAACATTCCGGTCGGCGGAAGTGCCAGCCAGAACAGCTCCAG CGGTAATGCCAGCTCCGCGTATCTCACATCGGGATACTCGACGCCACAAAGCGCTTACCAGTCCAGCCAGAGTGTCTATGGCAACAGTAGCGG GTTTGCTGGCAGCGCGAGCAACGCGTCTTCGCAGTACGCCAGCTTTGGTACCAGCGCCAAACTCAAGGATGCCTCTACAGCCAGCGGCGCCGCGCACTACGACAG TGTGTCGACGAGCAGCGGCGTGagtagcagcagcggcagcacgGGCAACGGAGCGGCAGGAGCCGTGAGTGGGCAGCCAGGGGTTAACCAGGCGTCTGTGTCGAACA ATAACAATgtgagcggcagcagctccaacagcaACGTGACGGCGGGCGTGACCAGCGGCAATGTGGCTGGAGGAGGCGTTAGCCAGAGCGGCGTAAGTAGCGGCGGCGTGGGCGTGGCCGGTGGCAGCGGTAGTGCGTCCAGCGTCGGTGTGAATGTgaacaacaacaatgccgGCTCGGTGGGAGGAGCGGCGGTCGCTGCCCAAACAGCTGCCGGCACCGCAGCAGTGCTGGCCTCGCTGACCAACAAgaatagcagcagcagtaacagcagcggcagcggcgttggcgttggcggTGGCGCCACAACAGCTGGTGGCGTCGGAGGCGCAAGCACCGGCAGTGGCGGCGGCGCTGGTTCTGGTGCTGGTagtggtggtggcggtggcagcggcagcggcttGGTGCCCACCAACATCCAAATGGTTAGTCAATATATTCAGACTGGATTGCCATACTATCAGCAACCAGTTTATTCCTACGAGGAATTACAAATGATGCAACAGAGAGTGCCACATGTG CAGGGATATTACGATCTGAACTACACGCCAACCAGCCTGGGAGCGGGACGCGACAATCTCGGATCTGTGGCGTACTCAACCATGACTGACGGACGCTTTGCCCGCACCGACAATAACTCCAGTCCAGTAAGCAAC GTGTCTAGCACAATGTCTCAACAGGCGGGCTCAAGTGCACCCATGCTGAATGTTCCTTATGCCTATTTCTATGGTGGCAATGTGATGCCTGGTGGTTTCCAGTACGGCACACCTGCCATTTATCCA CAACAAATACCGACGGCAAACACGGCATCCGGTGGACAGTTCCCGAAGCCATCGTACAGCGCGGGCTACGGCTCAACCAACTACGACACCCTCTCACAGACCACACAGGATTACAGCAAGGGCGGCTACTCGACGAGCGTGAATCAACAAACGAAAACCCAGACGGTTTCCAACCAGCCGCAGGCGGGCACTGCCTCTGACCTGACCTCATCGATGTACGGCAAGGGCCACGTGGCGCTGAACAAGGTTAAT TCGTATGATAAGCAGAGTTTCCACTCGGGCACACCGCCACCGTTCAACATGGCCAACACGCAGACAGCGGGCGGTACCTCGGCCCAGCCGTACGGCATGTACTTGCCGATGCCAGCAGCCGGACACCACAATATGATACATCAGCCCATACACCAG GACTCGAACAGCGCCGGGCAGCGCCAGCAGTCGAGCAGTCAGTCTAAGTCGGCCGGCAAGCAGGGCTACTCGCCCTCGTACTGGACCGGACAGAACTAG
- the LOC108159440 gene encoding protein lingerer isoform X1, producing MSTQTRSGGGGGGGGSSRSQKKSNSANVGGGTAHDAAPHAAANRKGDANKTDKPEKAQPKATTEQLRIAQITNSTTEDPQINEKVTLLLTMTQRSEEEVCCALNECDYDLEAAANFLIEELPQGAFAKYEKKRKRPASTAADGAAGDGEWADGNANADKRENTRNRSSNRGGGRGGTDSRGWRGRETRENERNTRESRGGGGERGGERGDDRANDNYRGQRNGGRSAPGGGGGRGGGFVSRSGRGGGRMGGRSSGPRGDRTSGSGGFGAGRSSNANEDHHEVELWDNTIAQNAEKQQPGHDDSWGDWNNEEYEGSLKDSKVFTTSNLSTQTAATVVSGGGAGAASSTGSGGELSAPPGLEHHLGSSVLAQGSHLGALVSSVAAGTSGEDNSGSSGPPATPPSVLLGSATTPLLQYSAAVSNPPPQMQSQGTQHSSGGGTAAGGGGSASSSFVSAASDTFTSAASAAATLVQQAQQQQQLQQTTPIKPSATLSVEQSQYFNSLASQGVSPGSTAVQPTPAGYAPSSATAYSQTSTSVGGGGGVGGSPYPSTYANVFGSTAGDQSQQQTQVRRARVKLPPPSKIPATAVEMPGDNALNNIGYLDVQFGALDFGTDDSFDSMPEKFNASVEQKQQQDDYQNKSQQQQQQQSTLTAGLQSSQIGDALSAAGYAARSTAQQQQQSANSTVASNALDQLTKNDPYGQASSAGSAYQNAYQSSAASKANSAYQTSAQGGYGSSSYANVQSSVANSYQQQGYGSYQPSVNSYQQQQTVAGTQPSVGSGVPGSGSASTQNIPVGGSASQNSSSGNASSAYLTSGYSTPQSAYQSSQSVYGNSSGFAGSASNASSQYASFGTSAKLKDASTASGAAHYDSVSTSSGVSSSSGSTGNGAAGAVSGQPGVNQASVSNNNNVSGSSSNSNVTAGVTSGNVAGGGVSQSGVSSGGVGVAGGSGSASSVGVNVNNNNAGSVGGAAVAAQTAAGTAAVLASLTNKNSSSSNSSGSGVGVGGGATTAGGVGGASTGSGGGAGSGAGSGGGGGSGSGLVPTNIQMVSQYIQTGLPYYQQPVYSYEELQMMQQRVPHVQGYYDLNYTPTSLGAGRDNLGSVAYSTMTDGRFARTDNNSSPVSNVSSTMSQQAGSSAPMLNVPYAYFYGGNVMPGGFQYGTPAIYPQQIPTANTASGGQFPKPSYSAGYGSTNYDTLSQTTQDYSKGGYSTSVNQQTKTQTVSNQPQAGTASDLTSSMYGKGHVALNKVNSYDKQSFHSGTPPPFNMANTQTAGGTSAQPYGMYLPMPAAGHHNMIHQPIHQMDGRIHSSSRRDSNSAGQRQQSSSQSKSAGKQGYSPSYWTGQN from the exons ATGAGCACACAAACTCGTTCaggcggcggtggcggaggAGGCGGCAGCAGTCGCAGCCAGAAAAAGTCAAATTCCGCCAATGTTGGCGGGGGCACGGCCCACGATGCAGCCCCACATGCAGCAGCGAACAGGAAAGGCGACGCTAATAAGACAGATAAACCAGAGAAGGCCCAGCCCAAGGCCACCACGGAACAGTTGCGCATCGCCCAGATTACCAACAGCACCACAGAGGATCCACAGATCAACGAAAAGGTTACCCTCTTACTGACCATGACTCAACGTTCCGAGGAGGAGGTGTGTTGCGCCCTCAACGAGTGCGACTACGACTtggaagcagcagccaacTTCTTGATCGAGGAGCTCCCTCAG GGCGCCTTTGCGAAGTACGAGAAGAAGCGGAAGAGGCCTGCAAGCACTGCTGCCGATGGTGCCGCTGGCGATGGTGAGTGGGCCGATGGCAATGCAAATGCGGACAAGCGCGAAAATACCCGGAACCGCAGCTCGAACCGCGGCGGCGGACGCGGCGGCACTGACAGCCGTGGAT GGCGCGGCAGAGAGACCCGCGAGAACGAGCGCAACACTCGGGAATCTCGCGGCGGCGGTGGGGAACGCGGCGGCGAACGTGGTGATGACCGGGCAAACGACAACTATCGCGGCCAGCGCAACGGCGGACGAAGTGCGCCCGGAGGCGGTGGTGGACGCGGAGGCGGCTTCGTTTCACGCTCTGGACGCGGAGGAGGTCGCATGGGAGGTCGTAGCAGTGGCCCACGCGGAGATCGCACCAGTGGCAGCGGTGGCTTTGGAGCAGGACGCAGTAGTAATGCCAACGAGGACCACCACGAGGTGGAGCTCTGGGACAACACCATTGCGCAGAATGCCGAGAAACAGCAGCCTGGCCACGACGATTCCTGGGGCGACTGGAACAACGAGGAGTACGAGGGCTCCCTCAAGGACAGCAAAGTGTTCACCACCAGCAATCTGTCCACACAGACGGCCGCCACCGTGGTCAGCGGAGGAGGTGCCGGTGCAGCATCAAGTACTGGATCTGGGGGCGAGCTTTCGGCCCCGCCAGGACTGGAGCATCATCTGGGCAGCAGTGTCCTGGCCCAAGGATCTCATCTGGGTGCTCTGGTATCGTCGGTCGCAGCTGGAACAAGTGGCGAGGACAACAGTGGTAGCAGTGGGCCGCCGGCAACACCGCCGTCAGTGCTGTTGGGCTCGGCCACCACGCCGCTCCTCCAGTACAGCGCCGCGGTCAGCAATCCACCGCCCCAGATGCAGTCGCAGGGCACGCAGCACAGCAGCGGCGGAGGCACTGCCGCTGGTGGTGGGGGCAGCGCTTCATCATCCTTCGTATCCGCCGCATCAGACACATTCACAAGCGCCGCCTCGGCAGCAGCCACGTTAGTGCAGcaggcccagcagcagcaacagcttcAGCAGACGACTCCCATAAAGCCGTCGGCTACCCTTTCGGTGGAGCAATCTCAGTATTTCAACTCCCTGGCCAGCCAGGGCGTCAGTCCCGGATCCACTGCCGTGCAGCCAACGCCAGCTGGATATGCCCCAAGCTCTGCCACCGCCTACTCCCAGACGAGTACGAGCGTGGGTGGCGGTGGGGGCGTGGGTGGTAGCCCGTACCCCAGCACGTATGCGAATGTGTTTGGCTCGACAGCTGGTGATCAGTCGCAGCAGCAGACGCAAGTGAGGAGGGCACGCGTCAAGCTGCCGCCTCCCTCGAAGATCCCGGCGACCGCGGTAGAGATGCCCGGCGACAATGCCCTGAACAACATTGGCTACCTGGATGTGCAATTCGGTGCTCTGGACTTTGGCACGGACGACAGCTTCGACTCCATGCCAGAGAAGTTCAACGCGAGCGTcgagcagaagcagcagcaggacgACTATCAGAACAAgtctcagcagcagcagcagcagcagtcgacTCTGACAGCGGGCCTGCAAAGTTCTCAAATT GGTGATGCCTTAAGTGCTGCCGGCTATGCGGCCCGTTCAACGgcgcagcaacagcagcagagtgCTAACTCGACTGTCGCCAGCAATGCCCTGGATCAACTGACCAAGAACGATCCGTACGGGCAGGCAAGCAGTGCGGGCAGTGCCTATCAGAATGCGTACCAGAGCAGTGCGGCCAGTAAGGCGAACAGTGCCTACCAGACGTCGGCGCAGGGGGGCTACGGCAGCTCCAGCTATGCGAATGTCCAGTCGTCGGTGGCGAACAGCTACCAGCAGCAGGGGTATGGCTCGTACCAGCCAAGTGTCAACTcctaccagcagcagcagactgTCGCCGGGACGCAGCCTTCCGTGGGTAGTGGTGTGCCCGGAAGTGGGTCAGCGTCAACGCAAAACATTCCGGTCGGCGGAAGTGCCAGCCAGAACAGCTCCAG CGGTAATGCCAGCTCCGCGTATCTCACATCGGGATACTCGACGCCACAAAGCGCTTACCAGTCCAGCCAGAGTGTCTATGGCAACAGTAGCGG GTTTGCTGGCAGCGCGAGCAACGCGTCTTCGCAGTACGCCAGCTTTGGTACCAGCGCCAAACTCAAGGATGCCTCTACAGCCAGCGGCGCCGCGCACTACGACAG TGTGTCGACGAGCAGCGGCGTGagtagcagcagcggcagcacgGGCAACGGAGCGGCAGGAGCCGTGAGTGGGCAGCCAGGGGTTAACCAGGCGTCTGTGTCGAACA ATAACAATgtgagcggcagcagctccaacagcaACGTGACGGCGGGCGTGACCAGCGGCAATGTGGCTGGAGGAGGCGTTAGCCAGAGCGGCGTAAGTAGCGGCGGCGTGGGCGTGGCCGGTGGCAGCGGTAGTGCGTCCAGCGTCGGTGTGAATGTgaacaacaacaatgccgGCTCGGTGGGAGGAGCGGCGGTCGCTGCCCAAACAGCTGCCGGCACCGCAGCAGTGCTGGCCTCGCTGACCAACAAgaatagcagcagcagtaacagcagcggcagcggcgttggcgttggcggTGGCGCCACAACAGCTGGTGGCGTCGGAGGCGCAAGCACCGGCAGTGGCGGCGGCGCTGGTTCTGGTGCTGGTagtggtggtggcggtggcagcggcagcggcttGGTGCCCACCAACATCCAAATGGTTAGTCAATATATTCAGACTGGATTGCCATACTATCAGCAACCAGTTTATTCCTACGAGGAATTACAAATGATGCAACAGAGAGTGCCACATGTG CAGGGATATTACGATCTGAACTACACGCCAACCAGCCTGGGAGCGGGACGCGACAATCTCGGATCTGTGGCGTACTCAACCATGACTGACGGACGCTTTGCCCGCACCGACAATAACTCCAGTCCAGTAAGCAAC GTGTCTAGCACAATGTCTCAACAGGCGGGCTCAAGTGCACCCATGCTGAATGTTCCTTATGCCTATTTCTATGGTGGCAATGTGATGCCTGGTGGTTTCCAGTACGGCACACCTGCCATTTATCCA CAACAAATACCGACGGCAAACACGGCATCCGGTGGACAGTTCCCGAAGCCATCGTACAGCGCGGGCTACGGCTCAACCAACTACGACACCCTCTCACAGACCACACAGGATTACAGCAAGGGCGGCTACTCGACGAGCGTGAATCAACAAACGAAAACCCAGACGGTTTCCAACCAGCCGCAGGCGGGCACTGCCTCTGACCTGACCTCATCGATGTACGGCAAGGGCCACGTGGCGCTGAACAAGGTTAAT TCGTATGATAAGCAGAGTTTCCACTCGGGCACACCGCCACCGTTCAACATGGCCAACACGCAGACAGCGGGCGGTACCTCGGCCCAGCCGTACGGCATGTACTTGCCGATGCCAGCAGCCGGACACCACAATATGATACATCAGCCCATACACCAG ATGGACGGCAGGATTCATAGCTCATCCCGCCGG GACTCGAACAGCGCCGGGCAGCGCCAGCAGTCGAGCAGTCAGTCTAAGTCGGCCGGCAAGCAGGGCTACTCGCCCTCGTACTGGACCGGACAGAACTAG